TGGCCTGAGTTATGACGGGCAGCCCCTGTTTATAGGCCTGCGGGGCTTTCGTGGCTTCTAGCAGGCGTTGCCATCTTTTATCAGGACTTGATCAACGTCTAGAACATGGTCTCTGTGCTACGCAGCTCTCCGCAGTCAGGAGGTAGTTGCTGCTATCTTCAGAGAGCAGTTGTTCAGGAATCCGCACTTCCGCCTTTTTCAGTGCCTGTTAGAGAGGACGGCAGTGGAtgctggggtgaccaggatctggggcgtgctgggtggtggaggcgtGGGCTGGATGCTGCCACAGGATTTGGTGCATCATGCGTCAGTGGACGTCTGGCTCACAGCCAATGCCAATCAAGTCCTGACGTTGTTCTGGGTCTAGAGGTAGTGCAGTTGCACAGTTGTCTTCCATCTGAGTGTACCCCAGTTAGAACGGAATTCCACATTGTCCCCAAGCCTGGAAATCTCCCTCGGGAGCCCACGCCCCACAACCTGAGTCACCTCGCGGAAATGATCCCTATGTCCTTTAGCATGGCATGGGGGGGCATCCTGCCTCGGCTGCTGCTGCGCACTCTTTGGTTCCTTGCGCTCGTCCACTGTCGATGGTGCAGGTCCCCagtgggaggccctctacggggGTGCCCTCCCATGTTCCATCGGGGATCTGGGATAGCGGGTGTTGTATTTGGGAGTCCCATACAACCAAAGGATGAGTCGGTTCATGGACTCCTAAGGTGCCTGTGCTTTTTgcagccttgtggagtccgtCGACCCCTTGCGTATGTGAGCTGTTGTGGGTTGCAtaacctttttagttacttgaaatctttttgcttttattttgtttgcacttctgtcccacactcctgatctatgggcacccggctGGAGcggggacaggagggaggaggaccacATCGTGGACCTGcctctgggcctggccaagttgattattaacaggcccaggcagcgggcaatcgagcGGGTCCTCCGACCCGAATGTCTGCCTGTTTTTCACGGCTATGTTTGCGCTGGGTGCCCCTGGAGAGGGAGTCTGCCAGCactgtcgaggccttccgtgctcggtgggcactgcaGCGACTGGGGTGTTTTTTTGaacctcttaatcacattttggtttaaattttgtctttaaggggctacttttaaaaaaaatgtccacaattttgttaatttagtttattttgttgactcaaaagagtttaCCGCTTTCTACGTTTCATTCAGGACTTCCTCTGATTTGTACCATTGTTAGCTTAATGCTAAGCATTCCATTGGTGTTCTTCACTTCTCTACTGCATATTCTACCCATATGTGACTTGATGGGGAGGGATAGTGTCATTGttgctggacgagtaatccagaaacccagagtAAAAGCATGAAgctattgccgattgttgtaaaaacctatttggttcctttagggaatgaaatcctTCATGAGAATCCtgactacagcaatgtggttgactcttaactggcccttgaacaataaatgctggcccagccagccacgCCCACATCCAAATAATAATAAAATGAGCTAATGGTCCAAGTACCACTACAAATTTCTGTGTCTGTTTGTCTCATAAAAAAGGTAAATTATGCGGAAGGGCCAAAAAAGTAAATATTAATTTAAGCCAGAAATGGGGAGAAAGAACTCAGGATTCAGGTGCTGAAAGTGGGGAACAAgctgccaattgccttaaataaCGAAATAATCTGAAGTTATAAACAGACATGTGGATTGTATAACACTAAAGGACAAGGATAAAGCTGCACATATCATTGTTAACACAATTCAACCATTTGTACCAGTTTTAAGATTCTTCCTTGGTTTGGTGTTAACCTCCAAGTAGGACAGGCTGAGGAAGGTACAGCGGGGGATGAGAGAAGATAATCCAAATAATTGAGCAACTTTTCATCAGGGGCGCGAATATTAAGGAGCGGTCTGACAGACTTATGCCCAATCAAGGGATGATTTAAAAGGTTGAAACGGAACAGGTCGCTCAATTGGTAACTGGATGGCGTCGTTTCAGGTTAtaacggggcggggggggggggggggtgggggggggggggtggtggtgtcaaTCCTTTTTGTATTTTGAGCAGTGGACAATTAGAGGATATGTTTGTCCATGGGGAACAGTGATGGAGGCAGAATCTATAAGTAATTTTGAAAGGCAAGTGGATAACTAGTTGTCCATTAAAAGGAAATTTAAAAAGGCAAAATATGCAGACCCCAGACAGGTAATTAAGAATAAATGGATAACTCTTTCAGAGAATCAGTACATAGCTAGTGGGCCTAATTGCTCCTCTTTGTGCTCTAAAACTCTATGAGTCTAAGATGACGAATGGCTCTTTTCTGTTAGAAAGACAAAGGAGAACAAACCTTATGAGACAATTTAACATGTTGACACACCGGAAGCAAAGAAATTCAAGAGCTGTGACGGATCAAGTGGTCTCCGGTTTGAGAAACCGTCAATTAGTCAGCATAGTGAGTTACGTCAGATAACGACATCCCAGAACAGGCCAATTGGTGATAGTGTCGCTCATCAGTTTCCCACTGTATGAGGAGAATGCAAatttcccccctctcttcccGCTCCCCACCATTGAGAGCCCTGGAGTTAGCAGCAACCCCCAGCCTGGAAGCCAGACCCTGATTGATCCGCTTTTTGTCCATCTTCATCGTCATGAGCAGAAACCCCCACAAAGAAGGAGAACGGGTTGAAGTGGACTGTCGGCGCTCGGTTGATTTTGGTTATTCCTTAGCCTTGGACAAATACTGACAGGGGCTCCGAAATTTATCGCTCCCATTTACCTGGGGAATGTGAAAAAAGGACGCTACATACTGCCCTTTGACAGAGTGAAGAATTCCAATAGGCTATAGGTAACACTGCGGCCCAAGGCGTCAGAGTTTACCACTGTGCCATAAGGGCACATTGAGACAAAGAGGGATTCGGATGTACAATATGTTGCTCACTGTCATGTGTCCGCTGCTCCGTTAATCTTTCCCCAACCCAGGGCCTTTAGAAATGTTGGTGATATTCAGAAATGTTACTTTCCCATGTTTAAACTTTCATCTGGAGAAATTTTTAACATCCTGTTGCTGGTATTACAGATACAGAGTATAGAATCATAGTGAGTAAAATTCTGTATGTTTGGTTGTTCAACATACAACATAAAGAGATAGACAGAAAACTAACTCTGGCTCTCAGGTACCTAGATGGATAGAGATGCGACAGAAAATAGATAAACAAGAAGACTGACAGACAGACgggcagacaggcaggcagatggatagatagatagatagataggtagctagatagatagataggtccGTTTTTATTGCTGATATTTGCAAGCACTTTATTTAATCCTGCTTGCATGTGTCATTATGTTAATGTTATTCTTGTTTTGGCAGCTGCTCTGGTCACTCAGAGGCATTTCAGctatcgatgtatcggagaactTTCGGACCAGAACTCATATCCTGGTATTGGCAGCTCTCCAAAGAAGCTTCCGAGTATCTTGTTTTCACATACAGAGATGAATGAGTTGAGGGAAGTGGACCGCGAGAAACGCTCcactgctctcactgttaatactGCCAGCTGTCAGACTCTGGGTTGCGTTACACTGCAGTGAGATACTGTGAAAAGAAGAGATCAGGAGCATATATGAGAACTTACTGGGCACAGAGACTGAGGAGGCAACAAGCCACGGGCTTCAGAAGTGAGAAGCACACAAGTAAAAATCTTCAGAAATGTGATTTAGATGTGCAAATTACACCATCTGTGTAATCTGAGAATATTATTTCCGTTTATTTAGAAGTTAAAAGTTAATTCCTTTCACAACTTATTGCATAGTCGGCGCTCATCGAAGCAGACTCTCTCTGCATTCATTCGTGTTGCAGCTGCATGAGGAGTCTTTGttggcacagtgtagagggagtttcacCCTACAGTTCATCCCTGTTCTATCTGTCTGGGATTTAATCCGTGGAGTATTGACTTTGGataggagtgacagtgatggagataTGTTTTCCATCACAACTGCGATGCACCTGTCCTGACAGTGTTTGATAGGGTGTGTAGAAGGAGCATTTCTCGGTTAATAACCAATGACATCCCTGATTGATATGGTtgatgacacacactcacactcacactccacacccacacactcacacacacacacacattcacacacatattcacacaaacacacacacattcacactcacacacattcacactcacacacactcaaacacactgatacacattcatacacacattcacacacactcagacattcacacacacacacatattcacatcacacacattcatacacattcacactcacacacattaacactcaaacattcacactcacacacattcacactcacactcacacacattcacacacactcacacacattcacactcacacatattcacactcacacatattcacacactcacattcacgctcaaccacattcacacacacacacattcgcaactcacacaaacattcacacacacattcacacacagtcacacattcacagacaaacacatattcacatcacacacattcatacacattcacactcacacacattaacactcaaacattcacacacacacacacacacacgatcacacacactcacacacattcacactcacacatattcacactcacacatattcacacactcacattcacgcttaaccacattcacacacacacacattcgcaactcacacacacattcacacacacatacattcacacacacacatccacacacacattcacacacacacacacatttacacacattcacattcacacacagagacataggtGAATAATCATCACACTTGATTCATGGACCTATCCAGTTTTGATTTGTGCTGCCTTTGATGATTAGTGAGGTGGGAAGACTCCATTTATACGAAATTTCAGTCCAACCTCATGAATGGTGGAATTATTAATGTCAATGTAAATGAGCATGTATTAATGAATTCGGCACACTCGAGAACTGAGAGGAATAATCTTACAGTTGATGCAACAGAGCAATTGTAGCAAGTAGAAAACACTAAATTGGTCAGCTAtagtaaaaataaaattaaagtaaTAACATTCATACTAATCTGACGTAATAACAATTCAGCAAAATTATGCACCAAATTCGGCTAGAAATTAAGTCGTCATTTTTCGCATGTATAGCGCTCAGCTTCAGCTTTGACCAAGACTTGCAGTAGCGTCAGTTTACCGGTGTCAACTCTCACAGATGGAAATTACAGGAAATATCTTTCTTCCGTGATACTTCATTCCATACAATGGTACATTGAGGGCAAGAGCTTGTGCATAAATTGCAGGTGCTATATCAAAGGGGAGTTAGAAAGTGAGCGCTGGGAATCATTGTATTTCCTGGTCCAATGGCACCGGGTGGCCCGAAGAAAAGGACGAGTAATTTCTTCATCCAAATTAGTTCCCCAAGATTCATAAACAGATGCTGAGATATTTTGATAATCTTGTGACTTAATGACATTATTATTGTTAGACACAAATTGAAATTTTGCAGAAACTTCCTGAATCTCGCCATTCTATTAAACTCAGATTGATAAATCTTTCTGCCGAATAATTGCACATTCCCGCACGCCGATGTCTAATTAATATTTCCTGCACTACTTATCAACTATGATTGGAAACAAGTTCAGACTTAACGCCTTCTGAGACCCTGAGGACGTGATACTTGGTTGAAAAGTTGGGTGGATCTTGTAACAACTTCCGAGAGGGAGGCGGGATTGAAGGACGGGACTAATTGTCACCACTGTATGTTGCATTTCTTCAGGGCAAATTGTGTTGTGTGAAAGTTTACTAATTCATGCTGGTGTTGTGCCTTACcaattctgtgtgtgtgcgtgtgtgtgtgtgtgaaagtaatCCATATATGCATGTGTACCATTATGCACGATTGCATATTTCTTTTGTCGAGTACATGTGTGTACAAAGCACAAAACACATCACTCTGAATATTTGGAAATGCATGTCATTGGTAATATCACAACCGACCCTTCCTTATTTCATACCGTGCAAGGCAATGACTTTGTTTGAGTCACACAAGATCCGTTGTTAATTGTTGTTGTAACTGAGCGTGTTCCTGTTTATATAATGCAAGTCCCTTTCTCGGCTTTCTATGAAGTAGAAAATGTCCATGTTTATATCAGATACGTTCCTGTCTCTGCTATCAATTGATTGGATCTTGTCCCTTTTACATTAAATCACATTACTTTTCATGAGATTAGATcctgttctgtgattctgggaaGACACATTTTGGCTCGGTGTTCATGTTACACTAGACAATTGTTTCGTTTCTGTCACACTAGACCATCCTGTAAAGCTGTTTATATTACACCAGAACATGTCATTGTCATTCTGTGTTTCAGTCCTCCCACACCCATCCGCACTGTCTCGCCAAGCATACGACCATGAGACTTAGAAgcaagagtaggcaattcagcccctagagcctgatccaccattcgaTACGTTCAAagctgatctgcttgtggtctcaactctactttctcgTCTGcctcttgactcccttgcctatcaaaaatctgtctagctcatGGTATTAGCACAACTTAACCCTTGAATAAATTCAttgcccagcctccactgctttctgggaaagtgaattccacacactaatgaccccctgagagaagaaaaatTTAATCTGTCTTAAAGGTAGGCCTCTTATTCCGAAACTGTGTGCCCCAGGAGAGACAAGTGGAATAATTCCCCaggaatccaccctgtcaagcccccctcagGCTCCAATACGCTTCAGTAatttcacctcttattcttcgaaAATCTACTGGCTATTGATCCAAACTATTAAAGATTTCTTCATAAAATAAACCCCTCATCCCAAACAACGATGAGCAGATGGATGCTTTTCAATGATGAGAATGAGATTAGGGATCTGCTGCAGTGCAAATTTGTTTCAGCGATTCTCAGAAAACACTTTATTCACCGGGAAAGACGGTTCGGGTGGCCTGGGGTCGCGAATACCGCTGTCTATAACTATAAGGCAAAGGAACAGACCTGTTGGTCACAGCCTGTATGGCGGAGCTCTGAAAGAGAAACCCGTCAGTTATAGTTATTTGCTTTTAACAAAATGTCCCCTTAGTATTTATTAAATTAACTTTTCAAATTTACTATTCAACGTGCATTCAgctccctttcaggcagcacaatTCAGTTCACAATTCACTGCTTAAAACATAACTCCCCATTCAATCAAATACTTTGTTTTACGCTCGTGGAGAATGAGTCTCAGCGAAGTAGGAGAACGAATGGAAGAAAGGGTGGAGGAAAGGAggaaagacagaaagaaaaaagaaagaaaaaagaaagaaagaaagaaagaaaaatgaaagaaatgAACTCAGGatttctcaaagtgctttactgccAATTAAGCATTTTCCCATCACAATGCAGGAAACACTTCAGCAAATGGGCACAGAGCAATTAATGGGAAACAATAATCAGGTCGCTGGTTTCAGTGATGTTAAATGAGGGCAGATACTCACTGTGATTTAGTATCTCAAACAGGAAAGCAGCAAGTGCGATAGGTCAATATTCATTCAGGGCCATAGGGGCACTGCTGGCACTGAAATATGGACCTGACATCTCTCAAGTAAGGGAGCTACAGCTCAGGACTTTCTGGTCCTGgataaagagaggtagaaagagtgagtgacagagagagagagagagcgagagcgagagagagtgctgcTACATACTGAACCACTGTGTTGGAAGTGGATTAGTGCGAGGATGTTTTACGGTGTTTTAACTGTTTGAAACAACCAGTGACCGTGGTAAAGGGACACATTAGCACCTTCTTCAGCTCTTCCCGGAACTTGCTCTGGGCCACTGCATAGATGAAGATGTTGTTGCAGGAACTGACTAACTGGAGCATGTTGGTTGTCTCCTGGAGGATGTACTGCGGGTCATTGAAATCCAGGCTGATGATGTAGCCCTCGCCTGTGATCCGCACGTAGAGGAAATGTCCGAGATAAATGGCCCACAGGAGGAGGAAGCTGAGCGAGATGGCGATAAGCAGGACAATGGACCTCTTGCGGTTGGTGATCTCTGCGTCTCCATGACTCTCGGCGCCCCGGAGCCTCCTGCGGGCTCTGCTGGCCACTAAGATGTGCCTTACGGTCAGGGCGttgagcagcagaatgaggaggaaCGGGAGGAATGGGGTTAAGATGTTGTCCAGCCAGTCATAGACCTGCCAGAAGGGCAAAGTGTAATAGCTGGACTTGAGGTCACAGAACCAGGGCACCCCATCCTGGATGTACAAAGGCTGGTAGGTGAAATAGTAAGGGATGTTCCTCATGCAGCTCATGGCACTGACAAATCCTATAACCTGCAATGCAGTTTTCTCAGTGCAGTATCTGACCTTCAGGCTCTGACAGCAGATGGCCACGAAACGGTCGATTGTGAAGGCGACAGTCAGCCAGACTGAGCCATCCCGGGTGGCAAAGACCAGCAAGTTGCTGAGTGTGCATGCGGGAGTGGTGGAGAGGACACTGTCCGGAAAGTAGATGCGGCCAATCCGGTTGACGATGACGGCAGTGATGATGACCAGGAAATCGCTCACTGCTATAGCCACCAGGTAGTAGCTGATGCACCGGGAAAGACCGCACCGTCCTCGGGATAAGATTATGATCCCCAGCAAGTTggctgtgagagatcaggagagagagatgtTACTGAGCGGACTCCAAACACCAGCTACTGCCTCATCCAATCAGTTACTGAATGCCCCCTGGTCCGTCCCTCTGCCATCCTCAGACTCCAGCTGTTCCAAAGCCTTTGCTCAGTGCTCGGTATCCAATGCTGCACCAAACACTTGTCAATTCAGATGGCATTTCAGTCGGTCCCCGCCACAAATTCTGCTCTCTGGCCACTGAGTCAATCCCAGGGCCTCGCTATCCAAATTAAGCTCATCCGAAATATGTGCTGCCCATCGCTTAAGTAAAGCAATACTCGTCCATCCATTAAGCCTATGCTCACTAACAAAGTTTGATTATCAGACAAAGTCTCAGTTTTAATAATCTCCCCCTTCCAATTTTGGAATCCCTCCGTTTCCTCtcctctcccaatctctgtacaGCTACAACTATCTGATATCTCAGTATCCGTTCTATTCTGCTCTCTCGTGTATCCCTGAAGTTAACCGTTCAATTATTAACGGTTATGTGTGAAGCTGCTGAGGCCCTCATCTCTTTAATTCCCTCTCTCAACGGCGACCTCTCTCATTCCTTTAGGACGTTACTTGTAACCAAAATTTTTGATCAAACTTTGGGATAAATATCTCTTCCTGGTGTTTGTTATTAAATGTATTTGTTCAGGCTCCTGTGTAGCATCCCCACCATACGCACTGCAGTGACTGAAGAAACAAGCGCAACTCCACCTTTCAAGTGAGAAATAAGATGAGCGATAAACTTTGACCTTGCCTGTTACACCCACATCCCGCGGATGATTGAAACATATCATTATTCAAAATGTGCAAAACTAACTAGCAACAAGAAAATACATAATAGATAAACAATTTCAAACCTCCACGAACATCTTTCAAACGTTTCCACAATGAATTGCTAAGGCTACATTAACAATAGGGATTGTCCAGTGGGAACTCACTGTACAGTAACTATTATAGTCTTTCACAGGTTGAAAAGTACATTAGTGTAATTACTGAACTTATTTTTATATTGCAATTCATCTAATTATAATGATTTCACTGTAATTCATTTTCTGATGCTGCCATAAGATACGTGCACGAAAATATGTTACTACACTGTGATATGCTATTATTCCGCACACTTAAAACACTAGATTGTATTTGACGACCTTAAAATAAGTGTTCAGCGATATAACCGGTTAATGTTCTTGCAAAGCCACACATTGCAATTCATATTTCAGCAATCCAATAAACGGTATTCCTATAAATGAATTGAATATTACCTTGTAATGCTGCACAATGCAAGTACCAGTTATGCTCTATAATTCACTATAACAGAGTATTATCCCATAGAAGGCATCGGAACCCGGTTGAGGCTCTTAACACTCTGACAGCACTGAATATTAGAGAAAAACATCATCCCGACCCTGAAATGGACGAGACAAACTTTCTGTGGATTTGCAAAAAATGATAAATAACTTATTTGAGATCCATCACTTACCAGGGGCACCAATAACAGCGAGAATGGGATAGCAAATGGCAAAGAATAGGCCTTTCGCTGGCCCGTGCATCGTGTCTCAGAAACGAAATGGATTCCCGACACTGTATACTTCAGTTCTGTGAGGCATTCAAAGCGTCCCTCATTTATTCCGAATGAGAGTCTCCAGAGAGGCAATTAAGTTACAATATGCACCTTAGCTACAGTTCAGTAAATAAACAGATTAACCCAGTTTTATGCCCCCCATTCGTAACATTGGCAAGGTGGATGATGCCATTAGACACTTGGGTGAAGAGCTGGCTGCAAATTCTGCGATGCCCTCTCTCCACAAACCAATATTTGCGTCTACATCAAGTGGAGCTGCTGATGGAACATACTGACTTGGGTCCTATCTCTAACCAAAGCAGCTCTCTTCCCATGACGGCCactacgctgggcgggctttgTGTTTGATAATTTACCCCATCATCACTGCCTCATCCCTCTTGCTCAAACAATAATACTCGTGTCATGCAAGACAACTGTTGAAAACCATTCATATTGCGAAATCAGAAAGAGAATTAACGTATGAGAGTGCACAAGAGAAAATGGGAGATAGAAGAGAAAGACTGATATAGAGAAAGAAGAAAAACGAAAGGGAAGAGTACAAATATGGAGTATAAGTGAAGGAAAGAACGAATGACAGAAATCAAGTAAGAAAGCACTTGGTGTTTGTCATTCTGTGCCCGCTGTTTCTCGCATTACTACACATTCATTCTCAGATGTGGGAATCGCGAATAAGGCTGGCATTTAGTGCAAATTTCTCGTTGccactgagaaggtggtggtgagcagccttcacGATTCACAACAGCTAAAGGTGTACCCATAGTGTCTTTAGCACGGGCGTTCCAAAATTAGACCCCAGGGACAATGAAGGACCAGCAACATATCTACAAGTTAGAATGGAATATGGTTTGGAGGGGATAGCGGATGCTTCCCCAGGCATCCGCTGCCCTTCTGAGTGATTGAGATCATTACTTTGGGAGATACTTCCAAAGAAGGCCTGGTGTGTTCCTGCAGCCCATCCTCCAGGCTCCACATACTCCAGCCATGATTGGGAGACTGCAGGTGGGCCATTCGACGCAGAACATCGAGCTGTGGCGTGCTGTTGTGGAAGGCTCAGttcaggatgttaatggtggagAATTCACGGT
Above is a window of Carcharodon carcharias isolate sCarCar2 chromosome 27, sCarCar2.pri, whole genome shotgun sequence DNA encoding:
- the LOC121270135 gene encoding probable G-protein coupled receptor 139 is translated as MHGPAKGLFFAICYPILAVIGAPANLLGIIILSRGRCGLSRCISYYLVAIAVSDFLVIITAVIVNRIGRIYFPDSVLSTTPACTLSNLLVFATRDGSVWLTVAFTIDRFVAICCQSLKVRYCTEKTALQVIGFVSAMSCMRNIPYYFTYQPLYIQDGVPWFCDLKSSYYTLPFWQVYDWLDNILTPFLPFLLILLLNALTVRHILVASRARRRLRGAESHGDAEITNRKRSIVLLIAISLSFLLLWAIYLGHFLYVRITGEGYIISLDFNDPQYILQETTNMLQLVSSCNNIFIYAVAQSKFREELKKVLMCPFTTVTGCFKQLKHLIDSGIRDPRPPEPSFPVNKVFSENR